Proteins from one Ricinus communis isolate WT05 ecotype wild-type chromosome 9, ASM1957865v1, whole genome shotgun sequence genomic window:
- the LOC125371216 gene encoding uncharacterized protein LOC125371216 has translation MPKYIKFLKEILSNKRKLEDLGLMRLNEECSAILQNKLPVKRRDLGSFIIPYIIGDLPINDALADLGAIINLVPSSLFEKLGLSEPKPTRMSIQLACKNVKYPRGIVEDVLVKVDKDVIDVCDEIITFDLSTSMRHLLGHDDTVYSMDVLDDIVESQLQEILLDDPSRVALQAKDAKELSNEDVLEQLTCLLASEPSRSADHFVDNDRSTMQKLRPSLEEPRTLELKELPKHLAYAYLDEAEKLPGVHCS, from the exons ATGCCCAAGTATATAAAGTTCCTGAAGGAGATTctaagcaacaagaggaagctAGAGGACTTAGGACTTATGAGATTAAATGAGGAGTGCTCAGCCATTCTTCAAAACAAGTTGCCAGTGAAGAGGCGTGATCTAGGGAGTTTCATTATACCCTATATTATTGGTGATTTGCCTATTAATGATGCTctagctgatttaggagctatCATCAATCTGGTGCCTAGTAGTTTGTTTGAAAAATTAGGTTTGAGTGAGCCTaaacctactaggatgagcatacaGTTGGCATGTAAGAATGTTAAATATCCTAGGGGAATAGTTGAGGATGTActtgttaaggtagacaa GGATGTTATAGATGTGTGTGATGAGATTATTACCTTTGACCTTAGCACTTCTATGAGACATTTACTTGGCCATGATGATACTGTATATTCTATGGATGTTTTGGATGATATTGTGGAGTCTCAATTGCAGGAAATATTACTTGATGATCCCTCACGAGTAGCATTACAAGCTAAAGATGCGAAGGAGTTGTCCAATGAGGATGTGTTGGAACAACTTACTTGTTTGCTCGCTAGTGAGCCCAGCAGGTCTGCTGACCATTTTGTTGATAATGATAGGTCAACGATGCAGAAATTGAGACCTTCACTTGAGGAGCCACGAACCTTGGAGTTGAAGGAGTTGCCTAAGCACTTAGCCTATGCCTATCTGGATGAGGCGGAGAAGCTACCCGGTGTTCATTGCAGCTAA